A genome region from Deinococcus betulae includes the following:
- the cas6e gene encoding type I-E CRISPR-associated protein Cas6/Cse3/CasE: MYLSHLFLSERHRQAAGDLRSAYGLHQTLRWGFPGAGEAGVPLPGGERLLWRKDTWSEDGQEQAFIVCQSVTHPDWQAVEDRWPGYFRRAPEVKVLDLGGLRTGDQLRFRLRANVTVSRFRDGQDRERDPRTKREALRGAREQLAWLDRQGERGGFRVLGADIAQSGNVRLYKSANPRPLTLFAVTFEGVLHVEDTAQLGQTVGHGLGKAKALGFGLLSLARR; this comes from the coding sequence ATGTACCTTTCTCACCTCTTTTTAAGTGAACGCCACCGCCAGGCGGCGGGCGACCTGCGCAGCGCCTATGGCCTGCACCAGACCCTGCGCTGGGGCTTTCCCGGTGCTGGTGAGGCTGGTGTGCCACTGCCGGGCGGCGAGCGCCTGCTGTGGCGCAAAGACACCTGGTCGGAAGATGGCCAGGAACAAGCGTTCATCGTCTGCCAGAGCGTCACCCACCCAGACTGGCAAGCGGTAGAGGACCGCTGGCCGGGGTACTTCCGGCGAGCCCCGGAGGTTAAAGTGCTGGACCTGGGGGGCCTGCGCACTGGCGACCAGCTGCGCTTTCGGCTGCGGGCCAACGTGACCGTCAGCCGTTTCCGCGACGGGCAGGACCGGGAACGCGACCCCCGCACCAAGCGGGAAGCCCTGCGCGGCGCGCGCGAACAGCTGGCGTGGCTGGACCGCCAGGGCGAACGCGGCGGCTTTCGCGTGCTGGGCGCCGACATTGCCCAGAGCGGCAACGTCCGCCTGTACAAGTCGGCCAACCCCAGGCCCCTGACCCTGTTTGCCGTGACCTTTGAAGGCGTGCTGCACGTGGAGGACACCGCACAGCTGGGGCAGACCGTCGGGCACGGTCTCGGCAAAGCAAAGGCGCTGGGCTTTGGGCTGCTGAGCCTGGCGCGGCGGTAA
- the cas2e gene encoding type I-E CRISPR-associated endoribonuclease Cas2e has product MTLEKVPPSLRGELTRWLIEVQTGVYVGRVSATVRDLLWDKVVQHARAGRCTQVYRTNTEQGFAIRMHGEQHRTLLDLEGYALVAVRDARHAELMRDYQPPEELETL; this is encoded by the coding sequence ATGACGCTTGAAAAGGTGCCCCCCAGCCTGCGCGGCGAGCTGACCCGCTGGCTGATAGAGGTGCAAACGGGCGTCTACGTGGGGCGGGTCAGCGCCACGGTGCGCGACCTGCTGTGGGACAAGGTGGTACAGCACGCCCGCGCGGGCCGCTGCACGCAGGTGTACCGCACCAACACCGAGCAGGGCTTTGCCATCCGCATGCACGGCGAGCAGCACCGCACGCTGCTGGACCTAGAAGGTTACGCGCTGGTGGCTGTGCGCGACGCCCGCCACGCAGAATTGATGCGGGACTATCAACCTCCCGAGGAACTTGAAACTTTGTGA
- a CDS encoding SpoIID/LytB domain-containing protein, with protein sequence MRFLVRCGAVMGSLWLLSAGGAALNVRVLVASAPQLTVRLPVAPAAPAGPLSAPLPSTLASAPLPTQTWTVGAAGGGLTLNGQPTGNASLYLPPAPGQTVEIAGKTYRGGVQVRVQSGGVQGINVVDVEDYLRAVVPAEMPASWPPAALAAQAVVARTYVAARLNPAAPYDTCATESCQVYPGLGTEKPQTDAAVNATRAQVVAYGGRAASTYFSSDSGGFTASSAEVWGTDLPYLGARTDPFSAGGPRARWRLEVPLSRVQAVAEQYGARGALRGVTISKLSASGRPTELTLTAAGGTLKLGGAKAGGFVRALGAPGTRLTLGGLSPLVMEGSGAGHGVGLSQYGALGMARAGYTHLHVLGFYYPGTSLGTLTASDRAAPALAQGPALPGLDLLAATPGAPQ encoded by the coding sequence ATGCGTTTCCTGGTGCGCTGCGGCGCTGTAATGGGCAGTCTGTGGCTGCTGAGCGCCGGAGGGGCGGCGCTGAATGTGCGGGTGCTGGTGGCCAGCGCGCCGCAACTGACTGTGCGCCTGCCGGTGGCGCCCGCCGCGCCCGCAGGGCCACTGAGCGCGCCGCTGCCTTCCACCCTGGCGTCGGCGCCGCTGCCCACCCAGACCTGGACGGTAGGCGCAGCGGGCGGCGGACTGACCCTGAACGGCCAGCCCACCGGCAACGCCAGCCTGTACCTCCCCCCTGCGCCGGGCCAGACGGTCGAGATTGCAGGCAAAACCTACCGGGGCGGCGTGCAGGTGCGCGTGCAATCCGGCGGCGTGCAGGGCATCAACGTGGTGGATGTCGAGGACTATCTGCGCGCCGTCGTGCCGGCCGAGATGCCCGCGTCCTGGCCCCCAGCCGCCCTGGCCGCGCAGGCCGTCGTGGCCCGCACCTACGTCGCCGCGCGCCTGAACCCGGCCGCGCCGTACGACACCTGCGCCACCGAAAGCTGCCAGGTCTATCCCGGCCTGGGCACCGAAAAGCCGCAGACCGACGCCGCCGTGAACGCCACCCGCGCGCAGGTCGTGGCCTACGGCGGGCGCGCGGCCAGCACCTACTTCAGCAGCGATTCGGGCGGCTTTACGGCGTCGAGCGCCGAGGTCTGGGGCACCGACCTGCCCTATCTGGGCGCTAGGACCGATCCCTTTTCAGCCGGTGGGCCGCGCGCGCGCTGGCGGCTGGAGGTGCCGCTGAGCCGCGTGCAGGCCGTGGCCGAACAGTACGGCGCGCGCGGCGCCCTGCGCGGCGTGACGATCAGCAAACTCAGTGCGTCGGGGCGGCCCACCGAACTCACGCTGACGGCGGCGGGCGGCACCCTAAAACTGGGCGGGGCCAAAGCGGGCGGCTTCGTGCGGGCGCTGGGGGCGCCGGGGACTCGCCTGACCCTGGGCGGCCTGTCCCCGCTGGTCATGGAGGGCAGCGGCGCGGGGCACGGGGTGGGCCTGTCGCAGTACGGCGCGTTGGGGATGGCCAGGGCCGGCTACACCCACCTGCATGTGCTGGGCTTTTACTACCCCGGCACCAGCCTGGGCACCCTGACCGCCAGTGACCGGGCGGCGCCCGCGCTGGCGCAGGGTCCGGCGCTGCCTGGGCTGGACCTGCTGGCTGCCACCCCCGGAGCCCCGCAGTGA
- the cax gene encoding calcium/proton exchanger has product MLMNSLLAFLPISLLLNYVVHAPPLWVFVTAVLAIVPLADWLRKATEHVAVHAGPTIGGLLNVTFGNMAELIIAIFILLDGNTQVVKAQITGSIIGNALLGLGLAIVAAGFVRGGTRQKFNAANAGQLSAMLFLTVIMLTLPAIFDYTEQLPAFAAGTEARANLDERLSIGVAILLIVVYLLNLVYTLVTHKDVFAISEEAGHGHGPEKPWPLATALGVLLGGTALIALESELLSGALEATASQLGLSEFFLGIIVLAVVGNFAEYIAAVYFARRGQMDLAVNIGLGATIQVALLTAPLLVIIGALLGHPMNLVFSSPLELIAIIAVALIVTSVTKDGETTWFEGVLLLAVYLALALAFFFVTPGEAAPEGAARLWSALLG; this is encoded by the coding sequence ATGCTCATGAATAGCCTGCTGGCATTCTTGCCCATCAGCCTGCTGCTGAATTACGTGGTTCATGCGCCGCCGCTGTGGGTGTTTGTCACGGCGGTGCTGGCCATCGTGCCGCTGGCCGACTGGCTGCGCAAAGCCACCGAACACGTCGCAGTCCACGCCGGGCCCACCATCGGTGGCCTGCTGAACGTGACTTTCGGCAATATGGCCGAGCTGATCATCGCCATTTTTATTCTGCTGGACGGCAATACCCAGGTGGTCAAGGCGCAGATTACGGGCTCGATTATCGGCAACGCGCTGCTGGGGCTGGGGCTGGCAATTGTGGCGGCCGGGTTTGTCCGGGGCGGCACACGACAGAAATTCAACGCGGCCAACGCCGGGCAGCTCAGCGCTATGCTGTTTCTCACGGTCATCATGCTCACCCTGCCGGCCATCTTTGACTACACCGAGCAGTTGCCCGCCTTCGCGGCCGGCACCGAGGCGCGCGCCAACCTAGACGAGCGCCTGAGCATCGGGGTCGCGATTCTGCTGATCGTGGTCTACCTGCTGAATCTGGTCTACACCCTGGTGACGCACAAGGACGTGTTTGCCATCAGCGAGGAAGCTGGGCACGGGCACGGCCCTGAAAAACCCTGGCCGCTGGCCACGGCGCTGGGGGTGCTGCTGGGCGGCACAGCCCTGATTGCCCTGGAATCCGAACTGCTGTCAGGCGCCCTGGAAGCCACCGCCAGCCAGCTGGGCCTGAGCGAGTTCTTCCTGGGCATCATCGTGCTGGCGGTGGTGGGCAACTTTGCCGAGTACATTGCCGCCGTGTACTTTGCCCGCCGGGGCCAGATGGACCTGGCCGTCAACATCGGCCTGGGGGCCACCATTCAGGTGGCGCTGCTGACGGCCCCGCTGCTGGTGATTATCGGGGCGCTGCTGGGCCATCCCATGAATCTGGTGTTCAGCTCGCCGCTGGAACTGATTGCGATTATTGCCGTGGCGCTGATCGTCACCAGCGTAACCAAGGACGGCGAAACCACCTGGTTTGAAGGCGTGCTGCTGCTGGCGGTGTACCTGGCGCTGGCCCTGGCTTTTTTCTTTGTCACACCGGGCGAGGCCGCACCCGAAGGCGCCGCGCGGCTCTGGTCAGCGCTGCTGGGTTAG
- the casB gene encoding type I-E CRISPR-associated protein Cse2/CasB encodes MTQRPTDERPARFVAELNRLERGPRAQLRRGLGGDERSVYWLEGIYARTGYDRAQPYERAALQLLAGLYALQPKTDDDSDLTEDTSPEPPEKAAKANTIGRLMGRLYLAQDARPSTEKRFLALLDTDRDGLNHQLRQAVMLLSAGDLTPDWVRLTGDLLHWGDSVRRQWAQDFYQETAPKAPSRQDTADDDSTGDEPLTRTIDTDDTEEGI; translated from the coding sequence ATGACACAGAGACCCACCGACGAACGCCCTGCACGGTTCGTGGCCGAACTGAACAGGCTGGAACGTGGCCCCCGGGCACAACTCCGGCGTGGCCTGGGCGGCGACGAGCGCAGCGTGTACTGGCTCGAAGGGATATACGCCCGCACCGGCTATGACAGGGCGCAGCCTTATGAGAGGGCGGCCCTGCAACTGCTGGCGGGCCTATACGCCCTGCAGCCCAAGACCGACGACGACAGCGACCTCACTGAGGACACGTCCCCAGAACCTCCAGAAAAAGCCGCCAAAGCCAACACCATTGGCCGACTGATGGGCCGCCTGTATCTGGCACAGGACGCGCGGCCCAGCACAGAAAAGCGCTTTCTGGCCCTGCTGGACACCGACCGCGACGGCCTGAACCACCAGTTGCGACAGGCGGTGATGCTGCTCAGTGCAGGCGACCTGACCCCCGACTGGGTGCGTCTGACCGGCGACCTGCTGCACTGGGGCGACAGTGTGCGCCGCCAGTGGGCACAGGACTTTTACCAGGAAACCGCGCCCAAGGCCCCGTCCCGCCAGGACACGGCCGACGACGACAGCACAGGCGACGAACCCTTGACCCGCACGATAGACACCGACGACACCGAGGAAGGTATCTGA
- a CDS encoding FAD-dependent oxidoreductase, whose protein sequence is MTPPAPPGRVWAHVGQPFEPAAYDVLVIGAGRMGSAAALFLRQLAPEARLLLIEEGGLPNEDGATILAPGVWTLAGLPEAHHAAAHWTRGAAQTLGDVSWQARPHVTLHPTPGPGRLPVEEALREHPQSLALLDPAALPWAEVDPHAATYRPGSLALRAAQQAVALGADLLLNTRAALCGGGEVQLERLTVTNTHQIVTHETHRQGAPTVILAAGADAPHHAEHALGVHTRHARAYRQTPHLAAPSDDTSPVLRAAGLTLRPQHGAYTLIPPLHWRDPHGYQPAGGQLTGVPTGLRRETLEDLVAQMNALPVLASEALHLGRSLSDVPGAWLALPGGTPGGRPTFEPLDDHTWLLLGGPQADTLGLHTAYALASTLAQTLVAQTAEL, encoded by the coding sequence ATGACCCCGCCCGCCCCGCCCGGCCGCGTGTGGGCGCATGTGGGCCAGCCATTTGAGCCGGCCGCCTACGACGTGCTGGTGATCGGTGCCGGGCGGATGGGCAGCGCCGCCGCGCTGTTCCTGCGCCAGCTGGCCCCGGAGGCGCGCCTGCTGCTGATCGAGGAGGGTGGCCTGCCCAACGAGGACGGCGCGACCATCCTGGCGCCGGGGGTCTGGACGCTGGCGGGCCTGCCTGAAGCCCACCACGCCGCCGCCCACTGGACGCGCGGGGCGGCGCAGACCCTGGGCGACGTGTCGTGGCAGGCCCGGCCGCACGTCACCCTGCACCCCACACCGGGGCCGGGCCGCCTCCCCGTTGAGGAGGCGCTCAGAGAGCACCCGCAGAGCCTGGCTCTGCTGGACCCAGCCGCTCTGCCCTGGGCTGAAGTGGACCCGCATGCGGCGACCTACCGCCCCGGCAGCCTGGCTCTGCGCGCGGCGCAGCAGGCCGTGGCGCTGGGAGCCGACCTGCTGCTGAACACCCGCGCGGCGCTGTGTGGGGGCGGTGAGGTGCAACTGGAGCGCCTGACCGTGACCAACACCCATCAGATCGTCACCCATGAGACGCACCGTCAGGGCGCCCCCACCGTCATTCTGGCCGCCGGGGCCGACGCGCCGCACCACGCCGAACATGCCCTGGGGGTGCACACCCGCCACGCCCGCGCCTACCGCCAGACGCCGCACCTGGCCGCGCCCAGTGACGACACCAGCCCCGTGCTGCGCGCCGCCGGCCTGACCCTGCGCCCCCAGCACGGGGCTTACACCCTGATTCCGCCGCTGCATTGGCGCGACCCCCACGGCTACCAGCCGGCCGGGGGGCAGCTGACCGGCGTGCCCACCGGCCTGCGCCGCGAGACGCTGGAAGACCTGGTGGCGCAGATGAACGCGCTGCCGGTCCTGGCCTCGGAGGCCCTGCACCTGGGCCGCAGTCTGTCCGATGTTCCCGGCGCGTGGCTGGCCCTGCCAGGCGGCACCCCAGGGGGGCGGCCCACCTTCGAGCCTCTGGACGACCACACCTGGCTGCTGCTGGGCGGCCCGCAGGCCGATACCCTGGGCCTGCACACGGCGTATGCGCTGGCCAGCACCCTGGCGCAGACACTGGTCGCCCAGACCGCAGAGCTCTGA
- the cas1e gene encoding type I-E CRISPR-associated endonuclease Cas1e, whose translation MTGEGNAIIWKRQNLRELPKFRDGTGYLYLEHTRLEQDGRSIQAFHPDGMVTIPVASLGVLLLGPGSTVSHSAMKAMSDTGCSVLWVGEQGVRLYASGVGEARGSVRLQRQARLWAHPKSHLRVVRQMYAMRFPEGLPQGLTLQQIRGREGARVRDAYARYSRAHGVKWTERKYNRANWDDATPINKALSSGTSCLYGLAHAAILSCGYSPGLGFIHTGKQLSFVYDVADLYKLEVVLPTAFREAARGPDELDRRVRQGLRDHMTNLRLLERMANDLLTLLDDHHEEDGDDDDVGDLWDPDGDVAGGVNHAGDDA comes from the coding sequence GTGACCGGCGAAGGCAACGCCATCATCTGGAAACGGCAGAACCTGCGCGAGCTGCCCAAGTTCCGTGACGGCACCGGCTACCTGTACCTGGAACACACCCGGCTGGAGCAGGACGGCCGTAGCATCCAGGCGTTTCACCCTGACGGCATGGTGACCATTCCGGTTGCCAGCCTGGGGGTGCTGCTCCTGGGGCCGGGCAGCACCGTCAGCCACAGCGCCATGAAGGCCATGTCCGACACCGGCTGCTCGGTGCTGTGGGTGGGGGAACAGGGGGTGCGCCTGTACGCCAGCGGGGTGGGCGAGGCGCGCGGTTCGGTCCGGTTGCAGCGGCAAGCCCGGCTGTGGGCCCACCCCAAAAGTCACCTGCGCGTCGTGCGGCAGATGTATGCCATGCGCTTCCCGGAGGGGCTCCCCCAGGGCCTGACCCTGCAACAGATTCGGGGCCGTGAGGGCGCGCGGGTGCGGGACGCCTACGCCCGCTACAGCAGGGCGCACGGCGTCAAATGGACGGAGCGCAAATACAACCGGGCCAACTGGGACGACGCGACGCCGATCAACAAGGCCCTGAGCAGCGGCACGTCCTGCCTGTATGGGCTGGCCCACGCGGCCATCCTCAGCTGCGGGTACAGTCCGGGCCTGGGGTTTATTCACACGGGCAAGCAGCTGAGTTTCGTGTATGACGTGGCCGACCTGTACAAGCTGGAGGTGGTCTTGCCCACCGCCTTCCGCGAGGCGGCGCGCGGCCCAGACGAGCTTGACCGCCGGGTGCGCCAGGGCCTACGGGACCACATGACGAACCTGCGGCTCTTGGAGCGGATGGCCAACGACCTCCTGACCCTGCTGGACGACCACCACGAGGAGGACGGCGATGACGACGATGTGGGCGACTTGTGGGACCCCGACGGCGACGTGGCTGGCGGGGTGAATCATGCTGGTGATGACGCTTGA
- the cas5e gene encoding type I-E CRISPR-associated protein Cas5/CasD, producing MATLLLRLVGPMQTWGTQSKFDDRDTERAPSRSGVLGLCAAALGIDRAAPVDDLVALGFGVRVDRPGGVGRDYHTAQLVPGHPKTKTDVTTRFYLADAAFWAGLEGDPDLLTRLNAALKNPHWPLSLGRRAFQASLPIFTEHGPLDLPLWEALSEAPSLRRPPAQPWEDTDTSPYTLVMDREAVPESQRAKASPSRWQDVPAGPFAGRRYVSRDVLTLTVPLDVPPDPWVSRAAPQEVG from the coding sequence GTGGCGACCCTGCTGCTCCGGCTGGTGGGCCCCATGCAGACGTGGGGCACCCAGAGCAAATTTGATGACCGCGACACCGAAAGGGCCCCCAGCCGAAGCGGGGTGCTGGGGCTGTGCGCCGCCGCCCTGGGGATTGACCGCGCCGCGCCTGTTGATGACCTGGTGGCCCTGGGCTTTGGCGTGCGCGTTGACCGGCCCGGCGGGGTCGGGCGCGACTACCACACCGCGCAGCTGGTCCCCGGCCATCCCAAGACCAAGACCGATGTCACCACCCGCTTTTACCTGGCCGACGCCGCATTCTGGGCCGGCCTGGAAGGTGACCCTGACCTGCTGACCCGCCTGAACGCAGCGCTGAAAAATCCGCACTGGCCGCTCTCGCTGGGCCGCCGGGCGTTTCAGGCCAGCCTGCCCATCTTCACGGAACACGGGCCGCTGGACCTGCCTCTGTGGGAGGCCTTGAGTGAGGCGCCCAGCCTCCGCCGGCCCCCCGCCCAGCCCTGGGAGGACACAGACACCTCTCCCTACACGCTGGTCATGGACCGCGAGGCTGTGCCCGAGTCGCAGCGCGCCAAAGCGTCTCCCTCGCGCTGGCAGGACGTGCCAGCTGGACCGTTTGCCGGGCGGCGTTACGTGTCCCGCGACGTGCTGACGCTGACCGTTCCACTGGACGTGCCCCCCGACCCCTGGGTCAGCCGCGCTGCGCCGCAGGAGGTGGGCTGA
- a CDS encoding serine hydrolase domain-containing protein: MFRDPASAALNALGEVLGRDLRPLRGPLRRALAQGGVVGAARGEQRVLRPLGGVPAEGVFELASVTKPFTAALAASLVQAARLDWDAPLAALGGPLRGVPAFVTPRALATHTAGLPLHPARVGVTTFTRFHDPYGGMSPAAVVASARRWARPGGRFQYSNLGAGLLALASAYAAGETFSAAGYGRALQLWVTGRLGVEVTLMPTSALVRPGGWEGQTTGFGPLAGAGGLFGTAGDLLTFGAAHLSGEVVTPWPVPQRPAGLPPALSGVAPGWFARGAVRWHDGAARGTRSALGFHAQTGAVVTVLARGGLPLLGSRSAVSALLLALLEGDAN, translated from the coding sequence ATGTTTCGTGACCCGGCCTCTGCGGCTCTGAATGCCTTAGGTGAGGTGCTGGGCCGTGACCTGCGGCCACTGCGGGGGCCACTGCGGCGCGCCCTGGCTCAGGGCGGGGTCGTCGGAGCTGCGCGGGGTGAGCAGCGGGTGCTGCGGCCCCTCGGGGGCGTGCCCGCCGAGGGCGTCTTTGAACTGGCCAGCGTGACCAAACCCTTCACCGCCGCGCTGGCTGCGTCGCTGGTGCAGGCCGCGCGGCTGGACTGGGACGCGCCGCTGGCCGCTCTGGGGGGGCCACTGCGGGGGGTACCGGCCTTCGTTACGCCGCGCGCCCTGGCCACCCACACAGCGGGGTTGCCCCTGCACCCGGCGCGGGTGGGGGTCACGACCTTCACGCGCTTTCACGACCCTTACGGCGGCATGAGCCCAGCCGCCGTGGTCGCCAGTGCCCGGCGCTGGGCCCGGCCGGGTGGGCGCTTCCAGTATTCCAACCTGGGCGCGGGGCTGCTGGCCCTCGCCTCGGCGTATGCGGCGGGTGAAACCTTCAGCGCGGCCGGCTATGGGCGGGCCTTACAACTCTGGGTCACCGGGAGATTAGGCGTAGAGGTCACGTTGATGCCGACCAGCGCCCTGGTACGACCTGGTGGCTGGGAAGGCCAGACCACCGGCTTTGGCCCGCTGGCGGGGGCAGGCGGCCTTTTCGGCACGGCGGGCGACCTGCTGACATTCGGGGCGGCGCATCTGAGCGGCGAGGTGGTCACGCCTTGGCCGGTGCCCCAGCGCCCAGCGGGACTGCCCCCGGCCCTGAGCGGCGTGGCGCCCGGCTGGTTTGCGCGCGGCGCCGTGCGCTGGCACGACGGCGCGGCGCGCGGCACCCGCAGTGCCCTGGGCTTTCATGCGCAGACGGGCGCGGTGGTCACGGTGCTGGCCCGAGGCGGGTTGCCGCTGCTGGGGTCACGCAGCGCCGTGTCTGCGTTGCTGCTGGCACTGCTGGAAGGTGATGCGAACTGA
- the cas7e gene encoding type I-E CRISPR-associated protein Cas7/Cse4/CasC, whose product MKALLELHYLQNFAPSNLNRDDTGSPKDAFFGGSRRLRISSQSFKRAMRQDFAARQILSTAELGQRTKRAHEAIAGLLEGEGRTPEQRLAAAELALGGLGLPVKDGKNQYLLFLGRDELQRVADIVNANWAEFQAAAPEPDSGDGKKKKASKKAALSGDLGKQLAGALNGSKAVDVALFGRMLADLPDKNADAAAQVAHPISTHALRERQYDFYTAVDDLKPQDNAGADMLGTVEFASATVYRYACLDLAKLLENLQGDRDLLARGLRAFLYASVFAAPTGKQNTFAAHNLPGLMVQVVRRDTSPRNLANAFERGVQAERGGGYLKPSTEALAGEMRWQNSVFGDAGSARHIAREGTDEVFGQPMETVDALIDATVAEAMSALEA is encoded by the coding sequence ATGAAAGCACTTCTGGAGCTGCACTACCTGCAAAACTTCGCCCCTAGCAACCTCAACCGCGACGACACCGGCAGCCCCAAGGACGCTTTTTTTGGCGGATCGCGCCGCCTGCGCATCTCCTCGCAGTCGTTCAAGCGGGCCATGCGGCAGGATTTCGCCGCGCGCCAGATTCTGAGTACGGCCGAATTGGGCCAGCGCACCAAGCGGGCGCACGAGGCGATTGCTGGACTCTTAGAGGGGGAAGGCCGCACGCCCGAACAGCGGCTGGCGGCGGCTGAGCTGGCGCTGGGCGGCCTGGGCCTGCCCGTCAAGGACGGCAAGAACCAGTACCTGCTGTTTCTGGGCCGCGACGAATTGCAGCGGGTGGCTGACATCGTGAATGCCAACTGGGCCGAATTTCAGGCGGCGGCCCCGGAACCCGACAGCGGTGACGGCAAAAAGAAAAAAGCCAGCAAAAAGGCCGCCCTCAGCGGCGATCTGGGCAAACAGCTGGCCGGCGCCCTGAACGGCAGCAAGGCAGTGGACGTGGCCCTGTTTGGCCGGATGCTGGCCGACTTGCCTGACAAGAACGCCGACGCGGCGGCGCAGGTGGCTCACCCCATCAGCACCCACGCCCTGCGCGAGCGGCAGTATGACTTTTACACGGCCGTGGACGACCTGAAACCGCAGGACAACGCTGGGGCCGACATGCTGGGGACCGTCGAGTTTGCCAGCGCGACCGTTTACCGCTACGCCTGCCTTGACCTGGCCAAGCTGCTGGAGAACCTGCAGGGTGACCGCGACCTGCTGGCGCGTGGCCTGCGGGCCTTTCTCTATGCCAGCGTCTTTGCGGCCCCCACCGGCAAGCAGAACACCTTCGCCGCCCACAACCTGCCGGGCCTGATGGTGCAGGTCGTCCGGCGGGACACCTCCCCGCGTAACCTCGCCAACGCCTTTGAGCGGGGTGTGCAGGCCGAGCGCGGCGGCGGCTACCTGAAGCCCAGCACCGAGGCCCTGGCTGGAGAAATGCGCTGGCAGAACAGCGTGTTTGGGGACGCCGGCAGCGCCCGCCATATCGCCCGCGAGGGCACCGATGAGGTGTTTGGGCAGCCGATGGAGACCGTAGACGCCCTGATTGACGCGACGGTGGCGGAGGCCATGAGCGCCCTGGAGGCCTGA
- a CDS encoding aldo/keto reductase: MAALGRPGYLNLGHGADLPHKNVEGLKAQTWAVLDTAWAAGLRYFDAARSYGRAEAFLGEWQRERGHTGAVLGSKWGYTYVADWQVAAQTHEVKTHDLATLDRQWPETCSALGRAPAVYLIHSATLESGVLDNAEVLARLSDLAAQGVRVGLSTSGPGQAETLRRALAVRVGGVCPFSAVQATWNLLEPSAGAALGEAHAAGWTVVVKEAVANGRLSARGLTGQADVPPVLADAARTVGVTPDAVALAAALAQPWADVVLSGASTPEQLRQNLVALTLDASPAPLLRALTQDASTYWATRSGLPWS, translated from the coding sequence TTGGCGGCGCTGGGACGCCCCGGCTACCTCAACCTGGGGCACGGCGCCGACCTGCCCCACAAAAACGTGGAGGGCCTGAAGGCGCAGACCTGGGCGGTGCTGGACACGGCCTGGGCGGCGGGCCTGCGGTACTTTGACGCCGCGCGCAGTTATGGCCGCGCCGAAGCTTTTCTGGGCGAGTGGCAGCGCGAGCGGGGGCACACCGGCGCCGTGCTGGGCAGTAAGTGGGGCTACACCTATGTGGCCGACTGGCAGGTGGCCGCCCAGACACACGAGGTCAAGACCCACGATCTCGCCACGCTGGACCGGCAGTGGCCCGAGACCTGTTCGGCGCTGGGGCGCGCCCCGGCGGTCTACCTGATTCATTCCGCCACGCTGGAGTCGGGGGTGCTGGACAACGCCGAGGTGCTGGCGCGGCTGTCGGACCTGGCCGCCCAGGGCGTGCGGGTGGGCCTGTCCACCAGCGGCCCTGGCCAGGCCGAGACACTGCGCCGGGCGCTGGCCGTGCGGGTAGGCGGCGTGTGTCCCTTTTCGGCGGTGCAGGCCACCTGGAATCTGCTGGAGCCGTCAGCGGGCGCAGCCCTTGGCGAGGCTCACGCAGCCGGCTGGACCGTCGTGGTGAAAGAGGCCGTGGCCAACGGCCGCCTGAGCGCGCGCGGCCTGACCGGCCAGGCCGACGTGCCCCCAGTGCTGGCTGACGCGGCCCGGACGGTGGGCGTGACCCCAGATGCAGTGGCGCTGGCTGCGGCCCTGGCCCAGCCCTGGGCGGATGTGGTCCTGAGTGGCGCCAGCACCCCCGAACAACTGCGCCAGAATCTGGTGGCCCTGACGCTGGATGCCAGCCCCGCACCTCTGCTGCGGGCGCTGACCCAGGACGCCTCTACCTATTGGGCCACCCGCTCAGGCCTGCCCTGGTCATAA